Sequence from the Herbaspirillum sp. meg3 genome:
GCCAGCGGGCTGGACGACGGATCGTACTGTTTGTCCGCAGGCAGGTGCAGCGTCTGCTCCAGCATGTACTGGCCCGACATGACGGCGTGCGATGCCTGATCCGAGAAACACACCCACACGGAACCGGCGGCAAACGGCATGGTGACCTGACCGGCGCTTTCCTGATAGGCCATGTCGCCTTTCATGCCGTCATGCAGCTGCAGCATCAGGTGGTCGTATTCGCTGCGGTAAGACTTGGTGATGTGAAGCGCCTTCATCGCGGCAGCCTGCCAGGGAACATAAGGCTTGGCGCGTGGAAGGAATTTCTGCGCCACGGTTTCAAACGGTTCACCGACACGCCAGACACGCGGGACGCCATCCGGATTGACGTTGCTGAACACACGCAGAATACGCTCACCATAGTTCGGGCGTGACGGAAAGGCGTCAACATGCAAACGGCGGTCATCTGCACGCCAGGATTGCGCGCGCGTCTCGACCTGAGTCGGCCGGTAGCTGGTCGGCGCCAGGCGCAACACGCCTTTATATTTGGGCAACAGCGAATAGACCAGTGTCTGCGCCTGTTCACGGAAACGTCCGATCATCAGCGCCAGCGCCAGTTGAGTGGCTGTGTCGCCGAGCGCGCCTTTCAAATGGCCGCTGGCGTCGAGGCTGATGTTGCGGCTCTTGGGGTTGCGGATGTCAGGCCGGAGCAGAGATTTTTCTTCCGGCAGCAGTTCAAACGGCAGGTGCGGAAAATACAGTACCTTGCCGGCTTCCAGGCCAGCGATCCAGTCTTGGTTTGGTGCGTCGACTTGCCAGTTGGCGACGTCGATTTCTATGATTTGCGATTCCATCTCGATATTATGCCTCGTTGTTTTGTGCACGGCTGTCCAGCGGGACGGCGTCTGCCTCCGCCTTCGAGGCAGACAATACCTGATTGATGGCTTGCACGACTTGCGCTACATCAGGAGGAGCACCGGTATCGCCGAGATTGACGATACGCGGCGACCAGTTGCCTTCAGTCTTCCAGCGCGGCGAGTCGCAGTACAGTTCGACGGTAGGACGGCAATATGCGGCGGCGATATGCGTCAGTCCGGTGTCGAGACCGACCACCAAGGCGGCATGTTGCACCACTGCAACTGCATCCATGAGCGCGAGCGCCGGCAGCACGGTCGCCTGCGGCATCTGTCGCGCCAACTCTTCAGCAGCCAGTTTTTCCCTGGCACTGCCCCAAGGCAACAAGACCGGTAATGACAACGCGCGGGCGACGGCAACCCAATTCTCAACAGGCCATTGTTTGGCGGCGCGCGCCGTTCCGTGGAAAAACACTGCATAAGGATGCGTCGGCAGCCATGCGGGCGCAGTCTGCAATGCAGGTGCCTGTAGCGCAAAATCAGCCGCGGTATCAGGCTGATACCCAAGCGCCCCGGCAGCGACCGCGCGTGCACGCATGACCGCATGCGTATGCAAACCGACTTTTATGCTTTGCGTATGAAAAAATCTGGAGATCGGCTCGTAGCCCGATCCTTCTGTCGCATTGGCCAATCCGACGCGTTTTCCGCCGGGAGCAAGGCGCGCCATACGCATGACGACGCTGGTTTTCAGCAATCCCTGGGTATCAAAAACGATGTCGTATGCCTCATGTCGCAACTGGCGATAGAAAGCGGCTATTTCTGCGCGCGTGGCAGCATTGCCGAGACTTTTGCGCCAGCGCCGCAAGGCGATCGGAATGATATTGCGGACATACGGATTAAGCCGGACAAGGCTGGTGTAGCCCTCCTCCACCACCCAGTCGATGTTGGCATCCGGATAATGGCGCCGGATATCGGCCACCATCGGCATGTTGTGGACCACGTCGCCTAAGGACGAAACGCG
This genomic interval carries:
- a CDS encoding Kdo hydroxylase family protein; its protein translation is MESQIIEIDVANWQVDAPNQDWIAGLEAGKVLYFPHLPFELLPEEKSLLRPDIRNPKSRNISLDASGHLKGALGDTATQLALALMIGRFREQAQTLVYSLLPKYKGVLRLAPTSYRPTQVETRAQSWRADDRRLHVDAFPSRPNYGERILRVFSNVNPDGVPRVWRVGEPFETVAQKFLPRAKPYVPWQAAAMKALHITKSYRSEYDHLMLQLHDGMKGDMAYQESAGQVTMPFAAGSVWVCFSDQASHAVMSGQYMLEQTLHLPADKQYDPSSSPLAILSKLTGRQLV
- the waaC gene encoding lipopolysaccharide heptosyltransferase I; this translates as MNILIVRVSSLGDVVHNMPMVADIRRHYPDANIDWVVEEGYTSLVRLNPYVRNIIPIALRRWRKSLGNAATRAEIAAFYRQLRHEAYDIVFDTQGLLKTSVVMRMARLAPGGKRVGLANATEGSGYEPISRFFHTQSIKVGLHTHAVMRARAVAAGALGYQPDTAADFALQAPALQTAPAWLPTHPYAVFFHGTARAAKQWPVENWVAVARALSLPVLLPWGSAREKLAAEELARQMPQATVLPALALMDAVAVVQHAALVVGLDTGLTHIAAAYCRPTVELYCDSPRWKTEGNWSPRIVNLGDTGAPPDVAQVVQAINQVLSASKAEADAVPLDSRAQNNEA